Proteins encoded together in one Prevotella scopos JCM 17725 window:
- the fmt gene encoding methionyl-tRNA formyltransferase — protein sequence MKKEDIRIVFMGTPEFAVESLKALVENGYHVVAVVTQPDKPVGRHQETLQPSPVKQYALAHHLPVLQPVKMKDADFIEELRSYKADLQVVVAFRMLPEIVWGMPRLGTFNVHAALLPHYRGAAPINWAVINGETETGVTTFFLDKDIDTGRIILQKPFAIPDTADVEYVYDGLMHLGAKIAMETIDLIASKLPEDNLEKVDFTAVLNDISAPQACEDVELPTAPKIFKETCEINWNQSAKKIYDFVRGLSPYPGTWSTLHPISPNGEKPLVMKVYKTAKSDHPATGTPGTLAIEKNRLYVNTSDGCIELLDIQLSGKKRMDVRSFLNGFKGIENYTFRRE from the coding sequence ATGAAAAAAGAAGATATACGCATTGTTTTCATGGGAACTCCAGAGTTTGCTGTGGAATCATTGAAGGCATTAGTTGAGAATGGTTATCATGTTGTCGCTGTTGTTACACAGCCTGATAAACCTGTTGGTCGTCATCAAGAGACGTTACAGCCATCACCTGTGAAGCAATATGCACTTGCACATCATCTGCCTGTCCTACAACCTGTTAAGATGAAGGATGCAGATTTTATTGAAGAATTGCGTTCATACAAGGCTGATTTACAGGTCGTAGTAGCATTTCGTATGTTACCAGAGATTGTTTGGGGAATGCCTCGATTGGGTACATTTAACGTTCATGCAGCCTTACTTCCACATTATCGTGGTGCTGCTCCTATCAATTGGGCAGTCATCAATGGTGAAACGGAGACGGGTGTGACAACCTTCTTCCTCGATAAGGATATTGATACTGGTCGCATTATTCTTCAAAAGCCGTTTGCCATTCCTGATACGGCAGACGTTGAGTATGTCTATGATGGGTTGATGCATTTAGGAGCAAAAATAGCCATGGAGACTATCGACCTGATAGCATCTAAATTGCCTGAAGATAATTTGGAGAAAGTTGATTTCACTGCTGTCTTAAACGACATCAGCGCTCCTCAAGCATGTGAGGATGTGGAGCTACCTACCGCACCAAAGATTTTCAAAGAGACTTGTGAAATCAATTGGAACCAGTCGGCTAAGAAGATTTACGACTTTGTGCGTGGTCTTAGTCCTTATCCTGGGACATGGAGTACGCTCCATCCTATTTCACCCAATGGCGAAAAACCTTTGGTGATGAAGGTTTACAAAACAGCAAAATCAGATCATCCTGCCACTGGAACACCTGGTACGCTTGCCATAGAGAAGAACCGCTTGTATGTTAACACTTCAGATGGTTGTATAGAACTGCTTGATATTCAGCTATCTGGTAAAAAAAGAATGGATGTTCGCTCATTCTTGAATGGATTTAAGGGTATAGAAAACTACACTTTCCGGAGAGAGTGA
- a CDS encoding chloride channel protein — protein MKASDSLGLIPRLDNWRKNHVSNRELVLVLAFAIGFLASLAAYILHVIIKVIEELVTSGFHVTTINWLYLIYPVVGIWLTSLFVKYVVRDNISHGITRVLYAISTNQSRLKAHNTWSSIVASAITIGFGGSVGAEAPIVLTGSAIGSNLGRIFKLDNRTLMLLVGCGATAAVSGIFKAPIAGLVFTLEVLMVDLTMASLLPILIASVTATCFSYFFTGGSSMYHFQMDYLWGLDRVPPTILLGIACGFVSLYFMRLMSWCENGYSKLSSRPYMKLLVGGLVLSPLIFLFPSLYGEGYNSLRLFIEGKTEADWMQVMSGSMFAGETKFLLLYVGFVTMTKVFATSATNGAGGCGGTFAPSLFIGGFAGFFFSRFWNMQQLGVYVPEKNFTLYGMAAVMAAVMHAPLTGIFLIAELTGGYQLFIPLIIVTISSYLTINIFEHHSIYAERLAKQGKLLTHHTDKSILTLMSMDKLVDREFTSVSPDMEMGQLVHAISGSRNDYIPVLNESGTLLGEIDINKLRHIIFRTELYHRFHVSQLMTEPAATLGANDPMEDVMKTFERTGAQYLPVVNIDSQLVGYISRARLYSMYRQFVADFSAE, from the coding sequence ATGAAAGCATCAGATAGTCTGGGACTTATACCTCGTCTTGACAATTGGCGAAAGAATCATGTGTCCAATCGTGAGCTGGTCTTAGTATTAGCATTTGCGATTGGCTTTCTGGCTTCTTTAGCAGCCTACATTCTTCATGTAATTATCAAGGTGATAGAGGAATTGGTTACCTCCGGATTTCATGTTACAACCATAAACTGGCTCTATCTCATCTATCCAGTCGTAGGAATTTGGCTCACAAGTTTGTTTGTTAAGTATGTTGTACGTGATAATATCTCGCATGGTATAACACGTGTCCTCTATGCCATTTCTACAAACCAATCGCGCTTAAAAGCCCATAACACATGGTCGTCTATTGTTGCGTCTGCTATAACGATTGGCTTTGGTGGTTCGGTAGGAGCTGAGGCACCTATCGTCTTAACGGGATCAGCAATAGGAAGTAACCTGGGACGTATATTTAAGTTAGACAATCGCACGCTTATGCTCCTCGTCGGTTGTGGCGCAACAGCAGCGGTATCAGGAATCTTCAAAGCCCCAATAGCAGGTTTGGTCTTCACACTTGAAGTGCTGATGGTAGATTTAACGATGGCTTCTCTTTTGCCTATCTTGATAGCATCCGTAACAGCAACTTGTTTCTCTTATTTCTTTACGGGTGGTTCATCAATGTATCATTTTCAGATGGACTACCTTTGGGGACTTGATCGCGTTCCACCAACAATCCTGCTAGGTATAGCTTGTGGATTTGTCTCTCTTTATTTCATGCGACTGATGTCATGGTGTGAGAATGGTTATTCGAAGCTATCTTCACGTCCTTATATGAAACTCCTTGTGGGTGGTTTGGTACTTTCTCCGCTTATCTTCCTCTTCCCTTCTTTATATGGAGAAGGATATAACAGTTTGAGACTGTTTATTGAAGGTAAGACGGAAGCCGACTGGATGCAGGTGATGAGCGGTTCCATGTTTGCTGGAGAGACAAAATTCCTTCTGTTGTATGTGGGTTTTGTCACGATGACAAAGGTCTTTGCAACCAGTGCAACAAATGGTGCAGGTGGTTGTGGTGGAACCTTCGCTCCATCATTGTTTATTGGCGGTTTTGCAGGTTTTTTCTTTTCTCGATTCTGGAATATGCAACAACTTGGTGTATATGTTCCTGAGAAGAACTTCACACTCTATGGAATGGCAGCGGTAATGGCAGCGGTGATGCATGCACCACTGACAGGCATCTTCCTTATTGCAGAGTTGACGGGTGGTTACCAGCTTTTTATCCCTTTGATTATTGTGACGATTAGTTCCTATCTCACCATTAATATTTTTGAGCATCATAGCATTTATGCAGAACGTTTAGCAAAACAAGGTAAATTGCTCACCCATCATACGGACAAGTCCATCCTCACACTGATGAGCATGGATAAGCTTGTGGATCGCGAGTTTACATCAGTCAGTCCAGATATGGAGATGGGACAACTCGTTCATGCTATCAGCGGGAGTCGAAATGACTATATCCCTGTACTCAATGAATCGGGTACTCTATTGGGTGAGATAGATATAAACAAACTTCGACATATTATCTTCCGTACAGAGCTTTATCATCGCTTTCATGTGAGTCAGCTTATGACGGAACCAGCAGCAACGCTTGGCGCCAATGACCCAATGGAAGATGTGATGAAGACTTTTGAACGCACGGGGGCACAATATCTGCCTGTCGTCAATATTGACAGTCAGCTTGTTGGCTATATCTCTCGTGCCCGCCTGTATAGTATGTATAGACAGTTTGTAGCTGACTTTAGTGCTGAGTAG
- a CDS encoding ROK family protein, with protein MDILEQKPVVTGLEKPFVIGLDLGGTNAVFGVVDQRGQVLATNSIKTQAYKTVDDFVEAGVEAIKPLVAKYGGIGQFRAMGIGAPNGNFYRGTIEFAPNLSWGHDGVVPLGDMFSKKLGIPVGLTNDANAAAIGEMQYGVARGMKDFIMITLGTGVGSGIVINGQMVYGSDGFAGELGHVIMVRDGKGRTCGCGRKGCLETYCSATGVARTAREFLKQSKEESLLRDIKAEDITSLDVSIAAGRGDALAKRVYEFTGNLLGEACADFATFSSPEAFIFFGGLTKAGDLLMEPIMRSYKEHALEIFKDKPKFLISSLDDAAAAVLGASAIGWEL; from the coding sequence ATGGATATATTAGAGCAAAAGCCAGTAGTAACTGGATTGGAAAAGCCTTTCGTTATCGGCTTAGACTTAGGAGGAACAAATGCGGTGTTCGGAGTAGTTGATCAGCGTGGTCAGGTACTTGCGACAAACTCTATAAAAACACAGGCATACAAGACTGTTGACGATTTTGTAGAGGCTGGCGTAGAGGCTATCAAACCACTCGTTGCAAAATACGGTGGAATAGGGCAGTTCCGTGCCATGGGTATTGGTGCTCCTAATGGTAATTTCTATCGTGGAACGATTGAGTTTGCACCTAACCTTTCTTGGGGTCACGATGGTGTAGTGCCATTGGGTGACATGTTCTCAAAGAAGTTAGGTATTCCAGTTGGTCTTACGAACGATGCAAATGCTGCTGCCATTGGTGAGATGCAGTATGGTGTAGCGCGTGGCATGAAGGACTTTATCATGATTACCCTCGGTACAGGTGTAGGCTCTGGTATTGTAATCAATGGTCAGATGGTCTATGGCTCTGATGGTTTTGCAGGTGAGTTGGGCCATGTTATAATGGTACGTGACGGAAAGGGTCGCACCTGTGGTTGCGGTCGTAAAGGTTGCTTGGAGACTTATTGTTCTGCTACTGGTGTTGCACGTACTGCACGTGAGTTCTTGAAGCAGAGCAAGGAGGAATCTTTGTTACGTGATATTAAGGCAGAAGATATTACATCTTTGGATGTTTCTATTGCAGCTGGTCGTGGTGATGCACTTGCTAAGCGTGTTTACGAGTTCACTGGTAATCTGCTTGGTGAAGCTTGTGCTGACTTTGCCACCTTCTCTTCTCCAGAGGCTTTTATCTTCTTCGGTGGTTTGACTAAGGCTGGCGACTTATTGATGGAGCCTATCATGCGATCTTACAAAGAGCATGCATTGGAAATCTTCAAAGATAAGCCAAAGTTCTTGATTAGTTCACTTGATGATGCTGCTGCTGCTGTTCTCGGTGCTTCAGCTATCGGTTGGGAATTGTAA
- a CDS encoding LysE family translocator: MQFPIQLDILDFIFKGLLIGIIASAPMGPVGILCIHRTLNKGRWYGFITGIGAAVSDTIYALIVGLGMSFIMGPLENPSYKLGIQISGSVLLLLFGIYCFKSNPMKKAHKSGKEKGSLFHNGVTAFLVTLSNPLIIFLFIASYAQFAFVQPDRPLEMIIGFACIPAGALLWWYGLSWLIDKIRGKFDDNGILIINKVIGSVVILFSIIMLLGTVFNLYHLPTIDNLMD; this comes from the coding sequence ATGCAATTTCCCATTCAATTAGATATACTGGATTTCATTTTTAAGGGACTTCTCATAGGTATTATTGCTTCAGCTCCCATGGGTCCAGTAGGAATATTATGTATACATCGAACCTTGAACAAGGGGCGTTGGTATGGTTTTATAACTGGTATAGGAGCGGCTGTAAGTGACACTATTTACGCACTTATCGTTGGATTAGGAATGAGCTTCATTATGGGACCTTTAGAAAACCCTAGCTATAAGCTTGGCATACAGATTTCAGGAAGTGTTCTGCTTCTATTATTCGGAATCTATTGCTTCAAATCCAACCCTATGAAGAAGGCTCATAAAAGCGGCAAAGAAAAGGGTTCTCTATTCCATAATGGCGTAACAGCATTCTTGGTAACACTCTCTAACCCATTGATTATCTTTCTCTTCATTGCATCATACGCACAGTTTGCATTTGTTCAGCCCGATCGCCCATTAGAGATGATTATCGGTTTTGCTTGCATACCTGCTGGCGCATTGCTATGGTGGTATGGCTTATCATGGTTGATTGATAAAATCAGAGGTAAATTTGATGATAATGGTATTCTTATCATAAATAAGGTAATAGGTTCTGTTGTCATCCTGTTCTCTATCATTATGCTTTTGGGAACAGTATTTAATCTCTATCATTTGCCAACAATTGATAATTTAATGGACTAA
- a CDS encoding outer membrane beta-barrel protein: protein MKKIILIAAILLGALTNGQAQVINKNAAKRIGEAVKEGYQDVKEAIVQDTKPTGDHTIWDIYVAPKVGLNLSNLLGVENNIKPGVVAGAYVEVFLAKNIALDVEMQYSQQGASGIYRNISATDDYGNPVTQKYGPYSVNLHYINTSYLVRWYPWADLPWSFTTGIHTGYVVNAHAKEKHGEDLNLRNHIYKGDIAIPIGASYEWKQWQIEARYNIFFRKLAKDDKAKDLLKNARNSMFEVTLGYRIQVL from the coding sequence ATGAAAAAGATTATATTGATTGCTGCCATCCTTTTAGGGGCATTGACAAACGGACAAGCTCAGGTAATAAACAAGAACGCCGCAAAGCGTATTGGCGAGGCTGTGAAAGAAGGCTACCAAGACGTTAAAGAAGCTATTGTTCAAGATACCAAACCAACTGGTGATCATACGATTTGGGACATCTACGTAGCCCCAAAAGTTGGCTTAAACTTATCTAACCTTTTAGGTGTTGAGAATAACATAAAACCAGGAGTCGTTGCTGGAGCCTATGTTGAGGTATTCTTGGCTAAGAACATTGCGTTAGACGTAGAAATGCAGTATAGCCAGCAAGGAGCATCGGGCATCTATCGAAATATCAGCGCAACAGATGACTATGGTAATCCTGTTACACAGAAATATGGTCCATACAGCGTAAATCTGCATTATATCAACACGAGCTATTTAGTTCGTTGGTATCCTTGGGCTGATTTACCATGGAGTTTCACTACAGGCATACATACAGGATATGTCGTAAATGCACATGCGAAAGAGAAACATGGTGAAGATCTCAATCTAAGGAATCATATCTATAAAGGTGATATAGCTATCCCTATCGGTGCTAGCTATGAGTGGAAGCAGTGGCAGATAGAGGCACGTTACAACATATTCTTCAGGAAGTTAGCGAAAGACGATAAAGCAAAGGATTTACTAAAGAACGCTCGTAACAGTATGTTTGAGGTGACTCTTGGATACAGAATACAGGTTCTTTGA
- a CDS encoding L-threonylcarbamoyladenylate synthase has product MKQEDDIKKAIEVMRQGGIILYPTDTVWGIGCDATNAEAVAKVYALKRRDDSKALICLVDSDHRLQRYVRDVPDVAWQLIEAVEKPTTLILDGAVNLAPNLIAEDGSIGIRVTKEAFSHELCYRFQKAIVSTSANVSGEPAAQNYCDISQEILDGVDYVCQTRRQEHKPHTPSSIIKLTADGEVTIIRK; this is encoded by the coding sequence ATGAAACAGGAAGACGACATCAAGAAAGCTATCGAGGTGATGAGACAAGGTGGTATTATTCTTTACCCTACGGATACCGTTTGGGGTATAGGTTGCGATGCTACCAATGCAGAGGCAGTGGCAAAGGTTTATGCTTTGAAACGCAGAGACGATTCGAAGGCACTGATTTGCCTGGTCGATTCTGACCATCGTCTTCAGCGTTATGTGCGTGACGTACCAGATGTTGCTTGGCAGCTGATAGAGGCTGTTGAGAAACCAACAACATTAATTCTTGATGGCGCAGTGAATCTTGCTCCAAATTTGATAGCAGAAGATGGTTCTATCGGTATTCGAGTTACGAAGGAAGCGTTCTCTCACGAGTTATGTTATCGATTCCAAAAAGCAATCGTCAGTACGTCAGCGAATGTCAGTGGTGAACCAGCTGCACAAAACTATTGTGACATCTCACAGGAGATTCTTGATGGTGTTGATTATGTTTGTCAGACAAGACGTCAGGAGCACAAACCACACACTCCATCTAGCATTATCAAGTTGACTGCTGATGGCGAAGTAACAATTATAAGGAAATAA